In Vanessa atalanta chromosome 19, ilVanAtal1.2, whole genome shotgun sequence, one DNA window encodes the following:
- the LOC125071562 gene encoding uncharacterized protein LOC125071562: MKTLLILAVCFIAAQTLTDEQREKLKKYRSQCLALNTKVDVKLVNELKSGYFKTENEPLKKYILCILVKAGVMTKAGEFKKDVLLAKTLNPAEKPIVKKLLDKCLVFKGNTPHQSAWNYSKCFHEHRPKRNETIFRVNFIPCLPLAYGRLPPGRLLSDCRWRGRGGEPRAFPQTSRLAELCLEQAIGRPIFGRKSVENVWICDSLVTSICAQLDETTTATTNVTTEPSELYLEHCINESKANRIAVNKLKSGDRRNANEALKKWALCYLGKQGVMSSAGVLSQDVVLKDIPSTDKDKVEQIVDKCLYKTAHDPVETAWHYITCFHKRGSKYAKKANGL, translated from the exons ATGAAGACCTTACTTATTCTCGCCGTTTGTTTTATCGCGGCTCAG ACCCTAACCGACGAACAGCGagaaaaactgaaaaaatacaGATCGCAATGTCTCGCTTTGAATACGAAGGTCGACGTAAAGTTAGTTAACGAATTGAAATCAGGATACTTTAAG ACCGAGAATGAACCTCTGAAGAAGTACATTCTCTGCATTCTGGTCAAAGCAGGGGTGATGACTAAGGCTGGAGAGTTCAAGAAGGACGTACTTCTTGCCAAAACTTTGAATCCGG ctgAAAAGCCAATAGTAAAGAAGCTGCTCGACAAATGCTTGGTATTCAAGGGCAACACTCCCCACCAGAGTGCTTGGAACTACTCAAAGTGCTTCCACGAACATAGACCTAAGAGGAACGAAACCATTTTTC GAGTGAATTTTATACCTTGCCTGCCCTTGGCCTATGGCAGATTACCACCAGGTCGCCTTCTAAGCGACTGCCGCTGGCGGGGCCGCGGTGGTGAGCCCCGCGCGTTCCCGCAGACCTCACGCCTTGCG GAGCTGTGCCTTGAACAGGCTATTGGCCGTCCGATCTTCGGAAGGAAAAGTGTAGAAAATGTTTGGATTTGTGATAGTTTGGTTACTTCTATCTGTGCACAGCTTG ATGAGACCACCACCGCCACCACGAATGTTACCACGGAACCATCTGAGCTGTATCTGGAGCATTGTATCAATGAAAGTAAAGCGAACAGAATTGCTGTTAACAAACTGAAATCAGGAGATAGGCGA AATGCAAACGAAGCTTTGAAGAAGTGGGCGCTTTGTTACCTTGGGAAGCAGGGCGTGATGTCATCAGCCGGTGTTCTAAGCCAGGATGTCGTTTTAAAGGATATTCCGAGCACTG atAAAGACAAAGTTGAACAGATTGTCGATAAATGTCTCTACAAGACGGCACACGATCCAGTTGAAACCGCCTGGCACTATATAACTTGCTTCCATAAAAGGGGGTCGAAATACGCGAAAAAAGCGAATGGGTTATAA
- the LOC125071425 gene encoding general odorant-binding protein 56a-like, giving the protein MKTLLVLAICFIAAQALTDEQKDKLKKHRSECLVETKADEQLVNKLKTGDFKTENEPLKKYALCMLIKSELMTKDGKFKKDIALAKVPNAAEKPAVEKLIDTCLANKGNTPHQTAWNYSKCYHEKDPKHSIFQ; this is encoded by the exons ATGAAGACCTTACTTGTTCTCGCCATTTGCTTTATCGCGGCTCAG GCCCTTACCGACGAACAGAAAGATAAGCTGAAGAAACACAGATCAGAATGTCTGGTCGAAACCAAGGCCGACGAACAGCTGGTGAACAAATTGAAAACCGGAGACTTTAAG ACCGAGAATGAACCACTGAAGAAATACGCTCTGTGCATGCTGATCAAGTCAGAGCTGATGACCAAGGATGGAAAGTTCAAGAAGGACATTGCTCTTGCCAAAGTACCGAATGCGG CTGAAAAACCAGCAGTGGAGAAGCTGATCGATACCTGCTTGGCCAACAAGGGCAACACTCCCCACCAGACTGCCTGGAACTACTCCAAGTGCTATCACGAGAAGGACCCTAAGCATTCCATTTTCCAATAA